AGTTAAGTTTTCAAATCAatgaattaaaatgaaaattttcgaAAAATTTACCCCCACTTTGATGGAACCACTAGGTTTGAACTCGTAGTCGACTATGTAGTCGTAGTTGCCCATTGTTGTAACCAACCGGACTACAAGACTTACATCAGGTCTCACCTCAGTGATCTGCAACAACATTTTATGtcaatataactattttatcatattatgtATCAATAGAAAATCGTACAATTTACGAAgatatatttcataatatgatattataatttattacttttaaccCAGGAATCTCAGCTTCGGTATGTCGCCACATAATGTTTCCcgcatatttttcaaaaatgcaCATAACATTGGATACTTTTGTAGGAGTTCCATCTTGGCTTGCTAAAACACCATCCATGAAACCAGCATTCGCGGGACAATCGGTATACGGCTCAAGAGACACCGCGGATTGACCACAACCGAAGTCACCACAGTCAAGGTAAGTAATAGAGTACCAATCATCACTAATTGGGTCCATGTAGGGTATGAATATCTCTGAAAAATGGCCTTCATATAGGACTTGCCGATACTTATTCACATCCATATCAAAAATGGACGCAAGAGAGATGATTGAGACCGGCTCGAATGTCGAACGACATGTGAAACTCCCAATTCGCCCATCTATTCACCACCATTTGAAATCATATCAATTATTAAGCATGTCTATTTTTTATTCCACAAGTTATacgtattatttatttttaattaaatttaaattgcaCATACCTTTTAACAAAATATaggtataaataattttacatgGACCAATAATTCTTTATATTAACACTAGTAGTGCAAATAccataaggaaaaaaaaattagagtctTAAAACcatgataaaaataatatacttatCATATTTTGACGGAGTTGTTATCTTTATATATTGAGATAACTATCAAACAGTGCCTGCTCTTGGGTGTGCCCAAGGAGTAGATGCACATggtctatttttttattaaaaaaatcctTTAGAATTTAGAGTATTAATTTATCAAGAAACATATAGATTAGAGTCTTCATTTGTAATATTTAGAGAAATGATACTGTagttttgtaatatttagaGAAATGATACTGTAGTTTCAggggaaaaatattttagaacaGGGCCTTCAATTTATCTAAGCCGGGCCTGCTATAAAATATAGTCGAAATTcctgaatattttaattagacaATACATATAATATCCATCCCCAAGTTTTGCAAACCACATAAAACATATGTTTTATACCACATTGTAGAAGAGAtcgtagatttttttttgtttttgggctGCTGTAGTGGATACTATTAGAATGTGTTACAGTATTATTTTTAGTTACGTTTTACACTATAAGACATTTTGAATTCTAGAGCACTTTAAatgtatactagattttgagctacacgcccgtgcgggtgtctatttcaaaaatatactactatttaatttttatgtcaATATTAAAACtggataaaaaaatcaaatttgaagAACCGAACAGATCAcgatccgaaaaagtaataccaaactcaaccaaaattgattaaatatccaaattattcaaaattttgatatttagacaaccgaaaccataaccaattcgaaccgaagtaattttagatatcaaaatgtatccgaaaaaaaTTTATGTACTTGTATacatattaactatttttattttttttgctaaacaactatttttaattttattgtatataaaacatctagtatatatgatattttaggttggtttaaatacttgaaaatatataaaaatatttaaatataaatatctaacatagtggaagtacactcaaaacaccaaaatatttaaaataattattaatttttgatctaaaatttaaaccaaaccagtctatatgttaagtttagatattatgacatatgttattcatttatatacaatatattattttatttatagaatttaagaaattcaaaatatataatgaatttaaaaaataatttaaatgggtaatccgaacctgaactgaacccgcaaagatccaaatataattcaaactgaaatttagaaatatatgaatatgactcaaatctttgaccccggaaacctgaaacccaaaacccaaacagatctgaaATGAACCCGAAttgatacctgaacgcccaaccctagtcataattcgaaccgaaatttagaaatatatgaatggggctgaaatctttaaccCTGGAAACCTGAAATTCAAACAGATCCAaaacgaaccggaatggata
The genomic region above belongs to Raphanus sativus cultivar WK10039 unplaced genomic scaffold, ASM80110v3 Scaffold2434, whole genome shotgun sequence and contains:
- the LOC130505618 gene encoding amine oxidase [copper-containing] alpha 2, peroxisomal-like, with the translated sequence MDVNKYRQVLYEGHFSEIFIPYMDPISDDWYSITYLDCGDFGCGQSAVSLEPYTDCPANAGFMDGVLASQDGTPTKVSNVMCIFEKYAGNIMWRHTEAEIPGLKITEVRPDVSLVVRLVTTMGNYDYIVDYEFKPSGSIKVGDLKFGVAYDELVGCQGGDLSLRGRSPVMRRRTRGRIAVVLWLACLGFPVVQVGERGRLGRRPLWREDRAP